A DNA window from Caulobacter mirabilis contains the following coding sequences:
- a CDS encoding N-acetylmuramoyl-L-alanine amidase family protein, producing the protein MRALRAGGVMAGWKGVLALASLTVAALAAGGGAQGSAGSSGLLKVRLGGDQAETRVVLDLDRAVSGKVATEDADGKIVVSLPRIDAPGGLRGAGQGLVRRWDVERGPGAVKINLELARDAEVSRRFLLPPGDGVANYRYVIDLKAKGGAAVRPVAAGPAKPSAPVVARAAARKGPKIIVIDAGHGGKDPGASGVNTLEKDVTLAAAKALKARLEKTGRYRVVMTRGSDVYVPLESRVPIARAADADLFISLHADSGPTTEIRGASVYTLSEKGERRVASVLRKDDWLQPASFGGGAVGDIILDLTQRSTRNRSAVFAEMVLEHIADKTVLLRRSHRDANLMVLLAPDVPAILLEMGFINNPDDEKALTNPAKRKQMMDAVGDAVDAWFARENKLATR; encoded by the coding sequence ATGCGGGCGTTGCGTGCCGGCGGAGTCATGGCGGGCTGGAAGGGCGTTCTCGCGCTCGCCAGCCTGACCGTTGCTGCGCTCGCGGCGGGCGGCGGCGCGCAGGGCTCGGCCGGCTCGTCGGGTCTGTTGAAGGTCCGGCTGGGCGGCGACCAAGCCGAGACCCGAGTGGTTCTGGACCTCGATCGCGCCGTTTCCGGAAAGGTGGCGACCGAGGACGCCGACGGCAAGATCGTGGTCTCGCTGCCGCGCATCGACGCGCCGGGCGGCCTGCGCGGCGCGGGGCAGGGGCTGGTTCGCCGCTGGGACGTCGAGCGTGGTCCCGGCGCGGTGAAGATCAACCTGGAGCTGGCGCGCGACGCCGAAGTCAGCCGGCGCTTCCTGTTGCCGCCGGGCGACGGCGTGGCCAACTACCGCTATGTGATCGACCTGAAGGCCAAGGGCGGCGCGGCCGTCCGTCCGGTCGCGGCCGGACCGGCCAAGCCCTCGGCGCCGGTCGTGGCCCGCGCGGCGGCGCGCAAGGGACCCAAGATCATCGTCATCGACGCCGGCCACGGCGGCAAGGATCCGGGCGCCAGCGGCGTCAACACGCTTGAGAAGGACGTCACCCTGGCGGCCGCCAAGGCCCTGAAGGCGCGCCTGGAAAAGACCGGCCGCTATCGCGTCGTCATGACGCGCGGCTCGGATGTCTATGTGCCGCTGGAGAGCCGGGTGCCGATCGCCCGCGCCGCCGACGCCGACCTGTTCATCTCACTGCACGCTGATTCCGGTCCGACGACCGAAATCCGCGGGGCCAGCGTCTACACCCTGTCGGAAAAGGGAGAACGCCGGGTGGCCTCCGTTCTGCGCAAGGACGACTGGCTGCAGCCCGCCAGCTTCGGCGGCGGGGCCGTGGGCGACATCATCCTGGACCTGACCCAGCGGTCGACGCGCAACCGGTCGGCGGTCTTCGCGGAGATGGTGCTCGAGCATATCGCCGACAAGACGGTGCTGCTCCGGCGCAGCCACCGCGACGCCAATCTGATGGTGCTGCTGGCGCCGGACGTGCCGGCGATCCTTCTGGAGATGGGATTCATCAACAATCCCGACGACGAGAAGGCCCTCACCAACCCGGCCAAGCGCAAGCAGATGATGGACGCCGTCGGCGACGCCGTGGACGCCTGGTTCGCCCGTGAGAACAAGCTGGCGACGCGCTGA
- a CDS encoding DsbA family protein: MRLMLTVAAVALLTACSPSQPKADPEFGAKVRAYLLEHPELLVEMSEKLEVKQAEASRQKALAGIGANRDKLERDPRDHVLNPDGKITVVQFFDYNCGYCKLIAPQVLTMAKENPDVRFVFKDLVIFGEASEYSAAGASLAKTSEQYKAIHNAFMSTKPLNDEAVDRILKANGVDPAEARKAQSDAKRKAYIKDVHTLAETLGIQGTPAFIIGDVLIPGADGAALKAAVANAKKKAS, from the coding sequence ATGCGCCTTATGCTGACCGTCGCCGCCGTCGCCCTGCTCACCGCCTGCAGCCCCTCGCAGCCCAAGGCGGATCCCGAGTTCGGGGCCAAGGTGCGCGCCTATCTGCTCGAGCATCCCGAGCTCCTGGTCGAAATGAGCGAGAAGCTGGAGGTCAAACAGGCCGAGGCTTCGCGTCAGAAGGCCTTGGCCGGCATCGGCGCCAATCGCGACAAGCTTGAGCGCGACCCCCGCGACCACGTCCTGAATCCGGACGGCAAGATCACGGTGGTGCAGTTCTTCGACTACAACTGCGGCTACTGCAAACTGATCGCCCCGCAGGTCCTGACCATGGCCAAGGAGAACCCGGACGTCCGGTTCGTGTTCAAGGACCTGGTCATCTTCGGCGAGGCCAGCGAGTACTCGGCCGCCGGCGCCTCGCTGGCCAAGACGTCCGAGCAGTACAAGGCGATCCACAACGCCTTCATGTCCACCAAGCCGCTGAACGACGAGGCGGTCGACCGGATCCTGAAGGCCAACGGCGTCGACCCGGCCGAAGCCCGCAAGGCCCAGTCGGACGCCAAGCGCAAGGCCTACATCAAGGACGTCCATACCCTGGCCGAGACGCTCGGCATCCAGGGCACGCCGGCGTTCATCATCGGCGACGTGCTGATCCCCGGCGCCGACGGCGCCGCGCTCAAGGCCGCTGTCGCCAACGCCAAGAAGAAGGCGAGCTGA
- a CDS encoding thiazole synthase codes for MNAPVTDIAAASADTWTVAGRTFSSRLIVGTGKYKDYATNAAAAEAAGAEIVTVAVRRVNISDPSQPLLMDFIKPDRFTYLPNTAGCFTGEDAVRTLRLAREAGGWTLVKLEVLSDPKTLYPDMEETLRALKLLVAEGFDVMVYCTDDIVYARKLEEAGAAAIMPLGAPIGSGLGIQNKVNLRLIVEQAKVPVLVDAGVGTASDATVGMELGCDGILMNTAIAEARDPIRMAVAMKHAVIAGREAYLAGRMPRRMYADPSSPLAGLI; via the coding sequence ATGAACGCCCCCGTGACCGATATCGCCGCCGCATCCGCCGACACCTGGACCGTCGCCGGACGCACCTTCTCCTCGCGCCTGATCGTCGGCACGGGAAAGTACAAGGATTACGCGACCAACGCCGCCGCGGCCGAGGCCGCCGGAGCCGAGATCGTCACCGTGGCCGTGCGCCGGGTGAACATCTCCGACCCCAGCCAGCCGCTGCTGATGGACTTCATCAAGCCGGACCGGTTCACCTATCTGCCCAACACGGCGGGTTGCTTCACGGGCGAGGACGCGGTGCGGACCCTGCGCCTGGCGCGCGAGGCCGGCGGCTGGACGCTGGTCAAGCTGGAGGTGCTGAGCGATCCCAAGACCCTCTATCCGGACATGGAGGAGACCTTGCGGGCGCTGAAGCTGCTGGTCGCCGAGGGCTTCGACGTGATGGTCTACTGCACCGACGACATCGTCTACGCCCGCAAGCTGGAAGAGGCCGGCGCCGCCGCCATCATGCCGCTGGGCGCGCCGATCGGCTCGGGTCTGGGCATCCAGAACAAGGTCAACCTGCGGCTCATCGTCGAACAGGCCAAGGTGCCGGTGCTGGTCGACGCCGGCGTGGGCACGGCCTCGGACGCCACGGTCGGCATGGAGCTGGGCTGTGACGGCATCCTGATGAACACCGCGATCGCCGAGGCGCGCGACCCGATCCGCATGGCGGTGGCGATGAAGCACGCCGTCATCGCCGGCCGGGAAGCGTATCTGGCGGGGCGGATGCCCAGGCGGATGTACGCCGATCCGTCGTCGCCGCTGGCAGGGCTGATCTAG
- a CDS encoding Rne/Rng family ribonuclease has product MTKKMLIDAAHPEETRVVVVDGTRVEEFDFESQSKKQLRGNIYLAKVTRVEPSLQAAFIEYGGNRHGFLAFNEIHPDYYQIPLADREALLRAQAEDDDEPTNGRRGKPAAAESDGEDEDEDHAHGSDDEDDVVEEELARRRRRLMKTYKIQEVIRRRQIMLVQVVKEERGNKGAALTTYLSLAGRYGVLMPNTARGGGISRKITTATDRKKLKSIVQSLDVPQGMGLIVRTAGAKRTKTEIKRDYDYLLRLWENIRETTLHSIAPALIYEEEDLVKRAIRDMYDKDIDGVWVEGEAGYKEAREFMRMLMPAQAKKVQPYREPTPLFVAHKVEGHLSQIYSPVVPLKSGGYLVINQTEALVAIDVNSGRATRERNIEATALKTNLEAAEEAARQLRLRDLAGLIVIDFIDMEESKNNRAVEKKLKDALKDDRARIQMGKISAFGLMEISRQRRRSGVLEGTTHVCEHCAGTGRVRSTESAALAALRAVEMEALQGGGEVTLKVSPAVGLYILNEKRGYLTRVHQTHHLFVTVLIDEQLGQADHEIERTASGEHSLHAPEPYAPLAQPVYEPEDDLVDEVEEEEEEEDEEDEDVDAAISDEEEEGGPVYARDGDDDRRGGRGRRRRRRGGRRDEAEDDETPRAAREDDAEDGDDSGQRRRRRGRRGGRRMRDDARPQDGFSWTRPRVPFGDDAYIWHDPAALVEGGAAPAPVDAPASEPVEAEEARPAAGDREGRRRRGRGRGRGRAETTEAVVAETPAVIEAAGEVEAEAEAEPAPEFAMVEVFTEDLPADEIWVELPADPEPVKKPRRSRRKAAEPVAEAVEAAPVETPAVVVEAAPEPIAEPEPAPEPEPQPEPVAAAPAEPDPAEISAPPEKPRRGWWRRG; this is encoded by the coding sequence ATGACCAAGAAGATGCTTATCGACGCGGCCCACCCGGAAGAAACCCGGGTCGTGGTCGTCGATGGAACCCGGGTTGAAGAATTCGACTTCGAAAGCCAGTCCAAGAAACAGCTTCGCGGAAACATCTATCTCGCCAAGGTGACGCGGGTGGAGCCCAGCCTCCAGGCCGCCTTCATCGAGTATGGCGGCAACCGCCACGGCTTCCTGGCCTTCAACGAAATCCATCCTGACTACTACCAGATCCCCCTCGCCGACCGCGAAGCCCTGCTGCGCGCCCAGGCCGAGGACGACGACGAACCGACCAACGGCCGGCGCGGCAAGCCCGCCGCCGCCGAGAGCGACGGCGAGGACGAGGACGAGGATCACGCCCACGGTTCGGACGACGAGGACGACGTCGTCGAGGAAGAGCTGGCGCGCCGTCGCCGCCGCCTGATGAAGACCTACAAGATCCAGGAGGTGATCCGTCGCCGCCAGATCATGCTGGTCCAGGTCGTCAAGGAAGAGCGCGGCAACAAGGGCGCGGCCCTGACCACCTACCTGTCGCTGGCCGGCCGGTACGGCGTCCTGATGCCCAACACCGCCCGGGGCGGCGGCATCAGCCGCAAGATCACCACCGCCACCGATCGCAAGAAGCTGAAGAGCATCGTCCAGAGCCTGGACGTGCCGCAGGGCATGGGCCTGATCGTCCGCACCGCAGGCGCCAAGCGGACCAAGACCGAGATCAAGCGCGACTACGACTACCTGCTGCGCCTCTGGGAGAACATCCGCGAGACCACCCTGCATTCGATCGCGCCGGCGTTGATCTACGAGGAAGAAGACCTCGTGAAGCGCGCCATCCGCGACATGTACGACAAGGACATCGACGGCGTCTGGGTCGAGGGCGAAGCCGGCTACAAGGAAGCGCGCGAGTTCATGCGCATGCTGATGCCGGCCCAGGCCAAGAAGGTTCAGCCCTACCGCGAGCCGACGCCGCTGTTCGTGGCCCACAAGGTCGAAGGCCATCTGTCGCAGATCTACAGCCCGGTCGTGCCGCTGAAGTCCGGCGGCTATCTCGTGATCAACCAGACCGAGGCCCTGGTCGCCATCGACGTCAACTCCGGCCGCGCCACCCGCGAGCGGAACATCGAGGCCACCGCCCTCAAGACCAACCTCGAGGCGGCCGAGGAAGCCGCCCGCCAGCTGCGCCTGCGCGACCTGGCCGGCCTGATCGTCATCGACTTCATCGACATGGAGGAGTCGAAGAACAACCGGGCGGTCGAGAAGAAGCTGAAGGACGCCCTGAAGGACGACCGCGCCCGCATCCAGATGGGCAAGATCAGCGCCTTCGGCCTGATGGAGATCAGCCGCCAGCGTCGCCGCTCGGGCGTCCTGGAAGGCACCACCCATGTCTGTGAGCACTGCGCCGGCACCGGCCGCGTGCGCTCCACCGAATCGGCCGCCCTCGCCGCCCTGCGCGCGGTGGAGATGGAGGCCCTGCAAGGCGGCGGCGAAGTGACGCTGAAGGTGTCGCCGGCCGTGGGCCTGTACATTCTCAATGAGAAGCGCGGCTACCTGACCCGGGTGCACCAGACGCACCACCTGTTCGTCACCGTCCTGATCGACGAGCAGCTGGGCCAGGCCGACCACGAGATCGAACGCACCGCCAGCGGCGAGCATTCGCTGCATGCCCCCGAGCCCTACGCCCCCCTCGCCCAGCCGGTCTATGAGCCGGAGGACGACCTCGTCGACGAGGTCGAGGAGGAAGAAGAGGAAGAGGACGAGGAAGACGAGGACGTCGACGCCGCGATCAGCGACGAAGAAGAAGAAGGCGGGCCGGTCTACGCCCGTGACGGCGATGACGACCGCCGCGGCGGTCGTGGCCGCCGCCGCCGCCGCCGCGGCGGTCGCCGCGACGAGGCCGAGGACGACGAGACGCCGCGCGCCGCGCGTGAGGACGACGCCGAGGACGGCGATGACAGCGGCCAGCGCCGCCGCCGTCGCGGCCGTCGCGGCGGTCGCCGGATGCGCGACGACGCCCGGCCGCAGGACGGCTTCAGCTGGACCCGTCCGCGGGTGCCCTTCGGCGACGATGCCTACATCTGGCACGATCCGGCCGCTCTGGTCGAAGGCGGCGCTGCGCCGGCCCCGGTCGATGCGCCGGCGTCCGAACCTGTCGAGGCCGAGGAGGCCCGCCCGGCCGCCGGCGACCGCGAAGGCCGCCGTCGTCGCGGCCGCGGTCGCGGCCGTGGCCGCGCCGAGACGACCGAAGCCGTCGTCGCCGAAACGCCCGCGGTGATCGAAGCCGCCGGCGAGGTCGAGGCGGAAGCGGAAGCCGAGCCCGCGCCGGAGTTCGCCATGGTCGAGGTCTTCACCGAGGATCTGCCGGCCGACGAAATCTGGGTCGAGCTGCCGGCCGATCCTGAACCCGTGAAGAAGCCGCGCCGCAGCCGCCGCAAGGCCGCCGAGCCCGTCGCTGAAGCCGTGGAGGCTGCGCCGGTCGAGACGCCGGCCGTGGTGGTGGAAGCTGCGCCGGAACCCATCGCCGAGCCCGAGCCGGCGCCCGAGCCGGAACCTCAACCCGAGCCTGTCGCCGCCGCTCCGGCCGAACCGGATCCGGCGGAAATCTCGGCGCCGCCGGAAAAGCCGCGCCGCGGCTGGTGGCGCCGCGGCTGA
- a CDS encoding response regulator transcription factor, which yields MSHTILIADDDPHIRQLLAFALSKAGLATREAEDGEAALASIAAQAPDLVVLDINMPRMNGLDVCRRIRAQGDLPILFLSSRDDEIDRVLGIELGGDDYVVKPFSPREVTARVQAILRRARVPAATVEPGGVITHGRLAVDLEGWSAQWAGADVALTVTEFGILRALAGAPTRVFTRDAIIDRLHGPGFAITDRTIDSHVRNLRGKFAAVGGSDVVETKPGVGYRLGACAGAPA from the coding sequence ATGTCGCACACCATCCTGATCGCCGACGACGACCCGCATATTCGGCAGCTGCTCGCCTTCGCCCTCTCCAAGGCCGGGCTGGCCACGCGGGAGGCCGAGGACGGCGAGGCCGCCTTGGCCTCGATCGCCGCCCAGGCGCCGGACCTGGTCGTCCTCGACATCAACATGCCACGGATGAACGGCCTGGACGTCTGCCGCCGCATCCGGGCCCAGGGCGACCTGCCGATCCTGTTTCTCAGCTCCCGCGACGACGAGATCGACCGGGTGCTCGGCATCGAGCTGGGCGGCGACGACTACGTCGTGAAACCGTTCAGCCCCCGCGAGGTGACCGCCCGCGTCCAGGCCATCCTGCGGCGCGCCCGGGTCCCCGCGGCGACAGTCGAGCCGGGCGGCGTCATCACCCACGGCCGCCTGGCCGTCGACCTGGAAGGCTGGAGCGCCCAGTGGGCCGGCGCCGATGTCGCGCTGACCGTCACCGAGTTCGGCATCCTTCGCGCCCTGGCCGGAGCCCCGACGCGGGTCTTCACCCGCGACGCCATCATCGACCGCCTGCACGGTCCCGGCTTCGCGATCACCGACCGCACCATCGACAGCCATGTCCGCAACCTGCGCGGCAAGTTCGCGGCCGTCGGCGGCAGCGACGTGGTCGAGACCAAACCCGGCGTCGGCTATCGGCTGGGAGCCTGCGCCGGCGCGCCGGCGTGA
- a CDS encoding penicillin-binding protein 1A: MLEKALRRLWPFEEPPERWVVVVGVTVLSVIAAGGFALAIYAAWLFHDMPDAGDLADYRPPTATRVYAWDGTLIGEFSDERRIFVPYDQIPPQLVQAYLAAEDRNFFEHSGVDVQGLSRAMAKNVLNAVRGRRLEGGSTITQQVAKNVLLTSDATVGRKLKEAILARRLEQTLTKDRILELYLNEIWLGYRSYGVGAAAYNYFGKPVSQLTLAESAYLAALPKGPDNYHPIRRKQKALERRNWVLNEMAELGWVSRADAEAAMKEDLKVQPAPTRAKYKDADYFVEEVRRRGLATLDDRLLKGGYYMRTTLDPRLQTAARVALMDGLETYDRRHGWRGAKFSTDMAGGWEAVAIKQMPHPSERRDWRVAAVTSVEGGVRVQPAKDYEPGSLVAEDVAWARAGKGLKAGDLIFVEPAKSGSGYRLRQVPAVNGALVAMEPYSGRVLAMVGGYSFSLSNFNRATQAMRQPGSAIKPFVYAAALENGYTPASYVTDAQITLRGNNGEDWTPENYNRRYYGSMPLRRGLELSRNAMTVRLAQGVGMKKIADLAVKLGIMKSMSPVLAMALGAGETTPFRLTTAYTAFVNGGRTVEPHLIELVQDREGQVIYRADKRACPRCTAGFDGGESPRIAPAGEQVMDPVTAYQISSMLEGVVQRGTATQARVLGRPVAGKTGTTNEYRSAWFVGFTPQIVTGVFIGFDDNRSLGEGETGGVSALPVFINFMQEAIKGVPAEEFKPPKTAKFGIVNGQREAFRPGSEPKAPVGPAARPADGPISYQEAWPGGRLNSDQPPPPSAPQPKPKVPDDLSGLY; this comes from the coding sequence ATGCTTGAGAAGGCCCTTCGCCGACTTTGGCCGTTCGAAGAGCCCCCCGAGCGCTGGGTGGTCGTCGTCGGCGTCACGGTTCTGAGCGTCATCGCCGCCGGCGGTTTCGCGCTGGCGATCTATGCCGCGTGGCTGTTTCACGACATGCCCGACGCCGGCGATCTGGCCGACTATCGTCCGCCGACGGCGACTCGCGTCTACGCCTGGGACGGCACCCTGATTGGCGAATTCTCGGACGAGCGCCGAATCTTCGTGCCCTATGACCAGATCCCGCCGCAGCTGGTGCAGGCCTATCTGGCGGCGGAGGACCGCAACTTCTTCGAGCACAGCGGCGTGGACGTCCAGGGCCTGAGCCGGGCGATGGCCAAGAACGTCCTGAACGCCGTGCGCGGTCGTCGCCTCGAAGGCGGTTCGACCATCACCCAGCAGGTGGCCAAGAACGTCCTGCTGACCAGCGACGCCACTGTCGGCCGCAAGCTGAAGGAAGCCATCCTGGCCCGCCGGCTGGAGCAGACGCTAACCAAGGATCGCATCCTCGAGCTGTACCTGAACGAGATCTGGCTGGGCTATCGCAGCTATGGCGTCGGCGCCGCGGCCTACAACTACTTCGGCAAGCCGGTGTCGCAGCTGACCCTGGCCGAGAGCGCCTATCTGGCCGCCCTGCCGAAGGGGCCGGACAACTACCACCCGATCCGCCGCAAGCAGAAGGCCCTGGAGCGCCGCAACTGGGTGCTCAACGAGATGGCCGAGCTGGGCTGGGTCAGCCGGGCGGACGCCGAGGCGGCGATGAAGGAGGACCTGAAGGTTCAGCCCGCGCCGACCCGCGCCAAGTACAAGGACGCCGACTATTTCGTCGAGGAAGTCCGCCGCCGCGGCCTGGCCACGCTGGACGACCGGCTGCTGAAAGGCGGCTACTACATGCGCACCACGCTCGACCCGCGTCTGCAGACGGCGGCCCGGGTGGCGCTGATGGACGGGCTGGAAACCTACGACCGTCGCCATGGCTGGCGCGGCGCCAAGTTCTCCACCGACATGGCCGGGGGCTGGGAAGCGGTCGCAATCAAGCAGATGCCGCACCCGTCAGAGCGTCGCGACTGGCGGGTGGCCGCGGTCACCAGCGTCGAGGGCGGCGTTCGCGTCCAGCCGGCCAAGGACTACGAGCCCGGAAGCCTGGTCGCCGAAGACGTGGCCTGGGCCCGCGCCGGCAAGGGGCTGAAGGCCGGCGACCTGATCTTCGTCGAGCCGGCCAAGAGCGGGTCGGGCTATCGCCTCCGCCAGGTGCCGGCGGTGAACGGCGCGCTGGTGGCGATGGAGCCCTATTCAGGCCGAGTGCTGGCCATGGTCGGCGGCTATTCCTTCTCGCTGTCGAACTTCAACCGCGCCACCCAGGCGATGCGTCAGCCGGGCTCGGCCATCAAGCCGTTCGTCTACGCCGCGGCTCTGGAGAACGGCTACACGCCCGCCAGCTACGTCACCGACGCCCAGATCACCCTGCGCGGCAACAACGGCGAGGACTGGACGCCCGAGAACTACAACCGGCGCTACTACGGCTCGATGCCGCTTCGCCGGGGCCTGGAGCTGTCGCGCAACGCGATGACGGTGCGCCTGGCCCAGGGCGTCGGCATGAAGAAGATCGCCGACCTGGCCGTGAAGCTGGGCATCATGAAGTCGATGTCGCCGGTGCTGGCCATGGCGCTGGGGGCGGGGGAGACCACGCCTTTCCGCCTGACCACCGCCTACACCGCCTTCGTCAACGGCGGCCGGACGGTCGAGCCGCACCTGATCGAGCTGGTCCAGGATCGCGAGGGCCAGGTGATCTACCGCGCCGACAAGCGCGCCTGCCCGCGCTGCACCGCCGGGTTCGACGGCGGCGAGAGCCCGCGCATCGCCCCGGCCGGCGAGCAGGTGATGGACCCGGTCACCGCCTACCAGATTTCCTCGATGCTCGAGGGCGTGGTCCAGCGCGGTACGGCCACCCAGGCCCGGGTGCTGGGGCGCCCCGTGGCCGGCAAGACCGGCACCACCAACGAGTACCGCAGCGCCTGGTTCGTCGGCTTCACGCCGCAGATCGTCACCGGGGTGTTCATCGGCTTCGACGACAACCGGTCGCTGGGCGAGGGCGAGACCGGCGGCGTCTCGGCCCTGCCGGTGTTCATCAACTTCATGCAGGAAGCCATCAAGGGCGTGCCGGCCGAGGAGTTCAAGCCGCCGAAGACGGCCAA
- a CDS encoding M48 family metalloprotease yields MIRKTFRPFRTIGAAAALAAAIIGPLGTAWAQSSGAPGRAPTLLRDTEIEETLHRQADPIFAAAGLNPKDVRILLIGDNELNAFATQGQQMGLNTGLILETETPNQLKGVIAHETGHIAGAHPLRSGELMRAGLRPMLLTMGLGVLALLAGAPDAGAVLIGSSPQFGTLGALGYSRTQEGRADQAAVGYLEKTGQSAEGLVEFFDKFRYQEVFTEARRFPYFRSHPLSSERIEMLRNRVASQPHFKVKDTPEEIAEFQIMKAKIDAFLNPQIALTKYKETATDYPSRYARVIAYYQTKEPDKALKLLEALLSEQPNNPYLWELKGQILFEFNRIPEAEAPQRKSVELKPDAPLLRTNLGQTLINHEDPKKRDEGIAELKKVVLQEDDNAEAWRLLAMAYDRRGDEGLARLATAERYFSYGALNESRAFAIRARELLPRSGTDWVRATDIVMASNPSDQDLRELARDDSPRGR; encoded by the coding sequence ATGATCCGAAAGACGTTCCGACCCTTCCGGACCATCGGCGCCGCCGCGGCCCTCGCCGCAGCGATCATCGGCCCGCTGGGGACGGCCTGGGCGCAGTCCTCCGGCGCGCCGGGCCGCGCCCCGACCCTGCTTCGCGACACCGAGATCGAGGAAACCCTGCACAGGCAGGCCGACCCTATCTTCGCGGCCGCCGGGCTGAACCCCAAGGATGTCCGCATCCTGCTCATCGGCGACAACGAACTGAACGCCTTCGCCACCCAGGGCCAGCAGATGGGCCTGAACACCGGCCTGATCCTGGAGACCGAGACCCCCAACCAGCTCAAGGGCGTCATCGCCCACGAAACCGGCCACATCGCCGGCGCCCACCCGCTGCGGTCGGGCGAGTTGATGCGCGCCGGGCTGCGGCCGATGCTGCTGACCATGGGCCTGGGCGTGCTGGCGCTGCTGGCCGGCGCGCCCGACGCCGGCGCCGTGCTGATCGGCAGCTCCCCACAGTTCGGCACCCTCGGCGCGCTGGGCTACAGCCGCACCCAGGAAGGCCGAGCTGACCAGGCCGCCGTCGGCTATCTCGAGAAGACCGGCCAGTCGGCCGAGGGCCTGGTCGAGTTCTTCGACAAGTTCCGCTACCAGGAAGTCTTCACCGAGGCCCGCCGCTTCCCCTATTTCCGCAGCCACCCGCTGTCGTCCGAGCGGATCGAGATGCTGCGCAACCGCGTCGCCTCGCAGCCCCACTTCAAGGTCAAGGACACGCCGGAGGAGATCGCCGAGTTCCAGATCATGAAGGCCAAGATCGACGCCTTCCTGAACCCGCAGATCGCGCTGACCAAGTACAAGGAAACCGCGACCGACTATCCGTCGCGGTACGCCCGGGTGATCGCCTACTACCAGACCAAGGAGCCGGACAAGGCGCTGAAGCTGCTCGAGGCCCTGCTGTCCGAACAGCCGAACAACCCCTACCTCTGGGAGCTGAAGGGCCAGATCCTGTTCGAATTCAACCGCATCCCCGAGGCCGAGGCGCCGCAGCGCAAGTCGGTCGAGCTGAAGCCCGACGCGCCGCTGCTGCGCACCAACCTGGGCCAGACGCTGATCAACCACGAGGACCCGAAGAAGCGCGACGAAGGCATCGCCGAGCTGAAGAAGGTCGTGCTCCAGGAGGACGACAACGCCGAGGCCTGGCGCCTGCTGGCCATGGCCTACGACCGCCGCGGCGATGAGGGCCTCGCCCGCCTGGCCACGGCGGAACGCTACTTCTCCTACGGCGCCCTCAACGAATCCCGCGCGTTCGCCATCCGCGCGCGCGAGTTGCTGCCGCGCTCGGGCACCGACTGGGTGCGCGCCACCGACATCGTCATGGCCTCAAATCCGTCCGACCAGGACCTTCGAGAACTGGCCCGCGACGACTCGCCTCGCGGCCGCTGA